Proteins from a genomic interval of Colletotrichum higginsianum IMI 349063 chromosome 6, whole genome shotgun sequence:
- a CDS encoding ADP-ribosylation factor family protein has product MGGQLSKMMGKIFGSKEMRLLMLGLDAAGKTTILYKLKLGQDVTTIPTVGFNVETVTYKNVKFNVWDVGGQDKIRPLWRHYFSGTQGLIFVIDSSDRARIEEAKSELHRIINDREMKDSLLLVFANKQDINGAMKPQEVTEALSLSKLKDKVWYVVPSCATTGEGLLEGLAWLSNNVKAPPAPAKK; this is encoded by the exons ATGGGTGGTCAACTCTCCAAGATGATGGGCAAGATCTTCGGGTCAAAGGAGATGCGCCTGCTGATGctgggcctcgacgccgccggcaagacCACCATCCTCTACAAACTCAAGCTCGGCCAGGACGTCACCACCATCCCCACCGTCGGCTTCAACGTCGAGACCGTCACCTACAAGAACGTCAAGTTTAACGTCTGGGACGTCGGTGGCCAGGACAAGATTCGTCCTCTCTGGAGACATTACTTCAGCG GAACCCAGGGCCTGATCTTCGTTATCGATTCGTCGGACCGCGCGAGAATTGAGGAGGCCAAGTCGGAACTCCATAGGATCATCAATGATCGCGAGATGAAAGACAGTCTGCTGCTGGTCTTTGCGAACAAACAGGACATCAACGGCG CTATGAAGCCGCAAGAAGTCACCGAGgccctgtctctctccaAATTAAAAGACAAGGTCTGGTATGTCGTGCCCAGTTGCGCGACGACGGGTGAAGGCCTGCTCGAGGGCCTGGCCTGGCTGTCAAACAACGTTAAGGCACCCCCTGCTCCGGCCAAGAAGTAG
- a CDS encoding Carboxypeptidase 2 → MRVPDSLAFGLLHAGIASAQTKYADNQVPVTRDSDLVSKLFPDVDVELLSPAFTNPEAVPAGWSNGTSGPTTQDTLDSFLSGLADKHGWLTYHHPPFTSEDGRTIPYVNLSLSSPSAAAAAAPADKLRIWIQGGVHGNEPAGDEAVLALLGKFAANETWTLSVLSKADILVLPRYNPDGVAYFQRELVSNYDPNRDHALLQRRQTRDIKRLLSAYDPHVFLDAHEYTASQQLGASRQWLKAQDVQVSHVKNPNIHPAIRALGEGLFLTAIQDRVRRHGLRTSAYFTANGGTDLPVLTEPSSVSRAGHNSAGLLQAVSFLTETRGIRLADQHFQRRVAAGSLAIEALVQTAVDNAEEVLSTIETARREFVEGTGDIVVVDRARVTDATWDFVDVRSGTVVSVPVQFRNSTPTQIDLTRARPEAYVFPRAWADIAEKLEILGVEVETLSEDFAAEAEVLTVETLTLADSKYEGVVEATVTTSTSRKVVRVPRGGFRVSTRQKNAAFAFVTLEPENNASFARYNLIDLSVGDEYPVFRVLGAQ, encoded by the exons ATGCGCGTCCCCGACAGCCTGGCCTTTGGCCTCCTCCACGCCGGCATTGCCTCGGCCCAGACAAAGTATGCCGACAACCAGGTTCCTGTGACGCGGGACAGTGACCTCGTCTCCAAGCTCTTccccgacgtcgacgtcgagctcctGTCGCCCGCCTTCACGAATCCGGAGGCTGTCCCCGCGGGGTGGAGCAACGGCACATCCGGACCTACCACCCAGGACACGCTGG ACTCCTTCCTCAGCGGCCTTGCCGACAAACACGGCTGGCTGACCTATCATCATCCCCCCTTCACGTCCGAGGACGGCCGCACCATTCCCTACGTCAACCTCTCACtatcctccccctccgccgctgctgccgctgcccccGCCGACAAGCTCCGCATCTGGATCCAGGGCGGCGTCCACGGCAACGagcccgccggcgacgaggccgtgctcgcccttctcggcaAGTTCGCCGCCAACGAGACCTGGACCCTCTCCGTGCTGTCCAAGGccgacatcctcgtcctcccgcGCTACAACCCGGACGGCGTCGCCTACTTCCAGCGCGAGCTCGTCTCCAACTACGATCCCAACCGCGACCacgccctcctccagcgcCGTCAGACCCGCGACATCAAGCGCCTGCTCTCGGCCTACGACCCGCacgtcttcctcgacgcTCATGAGTACACCGCCAGCCAGCAGCTCGGCGCCTCGCGCCAATGGCTCAAGGCCCAGGACGTCCAGGTCTCCCACGTCAAGAACCCCAACATCCACCCGGCCatccgcgccctcggcgagggcctctTCCTCACGGCTATCCAGGACCGCGTGCGCCGCCACGGCCTCCGCACGAGCGCCTACTTCACCGCTAACGGCGGTACCGACCTCCCCGTGCTCACGGAACCCAGCTCCGTGAGCCGCGCCGGCCACAACTCGGCCGGCCTGTTGCAGGCCGTATCCTTCCTCACTGAGACCCGCGGcatccgcctcgccgaccaACACTTCCAGCGGCGCGTCGCGGCAGGCTCCCTCGCCATCGAGGCGCTCGTCCAGACGGCTGTCGACAACGCTGAAGAGGTCCTGTCCACCATCGAGACCGCCCGCCGGGAGTTCGTCGAGGGCAccggcgacatcgtcgtcgtggaCCGCGCGCGCGTGACGGACGCGACGTGGGACTTCGTCGACGTCCGCagcggcaccgtcgtcaGCGTGCCCGTTCAGTTCCGCAACAGCACGCCCACGCAGATCGACCTCACGCGCGCGCGGCCCGAGGCCTACGTCTTCCCGCGCGCGTGGgccgacatcgccgagaagcttgagatcctcggcgtcgaggtcgagaccCTCTCCGAGGATttcgcggccgaggccgaggtgctcACCGTGGAGACCCTCACGCTCGCGGACAGCAAGTACGAGGGCGTCGTGGAGGCCACCGTCACGACCTCGACCAGCCGGAAGGTCGTGCGGGTGCCCAGGGGCGGGTTCCGCGTCAGCACGCGGCAGAAGAACGCCGCGTTCGCGTTCGTGACGCTCGAGCCCGAGAACAACGCCAGCTTCGCGCGGTACAACTTGATCGACCTGTCCGTCGGGGACGAGTACCCTGTCTTCAGGGTCCTCGGCGCGCAATAG
- a CDS encoding Capsule polysaccharide biosynthesis protein, with protein MASAIAKATRTEADFDRFPVRVVRFIRLATAGGLAYAAYRIHWRIVLASFFTGPGRISRILMLIFALLNLKNMPFVWTYRIWHAIIYHCFIRKSPRLGPRSLFRPMISQSHAPIMEIDYNIHKSNSTYFADLDVSRTHLCTYLLRPGFRQLTHNATTKLVIDPKSGKPARGPLGIMLGAVHCSFRREITAYSPYEMWSRILSWDRKWLYVVTHFVPRGTARPTEWLDPKFGTAHVRRRPSSGSGDADSAAAWEKKIYATGVSKYVFKIGRLTVHPAVALEASELLPQRPGGWTGGDAGVGDEDVDLSDVADDGAWDWKMVEKRRREGMKYAAAFASMDDLHGWLDGADGGDGSALGKFGPG; from the exons ATGGCGTCCGCAATCGCAAAGGCCACCCGCACCGAGGCCGACTTCGATCGCTTCCCCGTCCGCGTCGTGCGCTTCATCCGcctcgccaccgccggtGGCCTCGCCTACGCCGCCTACCGCATCCACTGGCGCATCGTCCTTGCGAGCTTTTTCACGGGACCCGGCCGCATCAGCCGCATCCTGATGCTCATCTTTGCCCTGCTGAACCTCAAGAACATGCCCTTTGTCTGGACC TACCGCATTTGGCACGCCATCATCTACCACTGCTTCATCCGCAAGTCCCCGCGCCTCGGCCCGCGCTCCCTCTTCCGCCCCATGATCTCCCAGTCCCACGCGCCCATCATGGAGATCGACTACAACATCCACAAGTCCAACTCGACCTActtcgccgacctcgacgtctcCCGCACCCACCTCTGCACCTACCTTCTCCGCCCCGGCTTCCGCCAGCTCACCCACAACGCCACCACCAAGCTCGTCATCGACCCCAAGTCCGGCAAGCCCGCCCGCGGCCCCCTCGGCATCatgctcggcgccgtccacTGCTCCTTCCGCCGTGAGATCACAGCCTACTCCCCCTACGAGATGTGGTCCCGCATCCTCTCCTGGGACCGCAAGTGGCTGTACGTCGTCACCCACTTCGTCCCCCGCGGCACCGCCCGCCCCACCGAGTGGCTCGACCCCAAGTTCGGCACTGCCCACGTGCGccgcaggccgtcgtcgggcagcggcgacgccgacagcgccgccgcgtgggagaagaagatctACGCCACGGGCGTGAGCAAGTACGTCTTCAAGATCGGCCGCCTGACGGTCCACccggccgtcgccctcgaggcgaGCGAGCTGCTGCCCCAGCGGCCCGGCGGCTGgaccggcggcgacgccggcgtcggcgacgaggacgtcgacctgagcgacgtcgccgacgatggcgcctGGGACTGGAAGATGGTCGAGAAGAGGAGGCGCGAGGGCATGAAGTACGCCGCCGCGTTCGCCAGCATGGACGACCTGCACGGGtggctcgacggcgccgacggtggcgacGGGAGCGCGCTGGGCAAGTTTGGCCCTGGCTAA
- a CDS encoding Phosphotyrosine protein phosphatase, translating to MTEQPVSVLFVCLGNICRSTMAEGVFRNIAQKPPYKGLISKVDSCGTAAYHVGDPPDSRTMATLEDHGITDYYHAGRKVSPSDFNKFDYIFAMDRSNLRDLQNLQQRGNPDSKAKVMLFGEFSGGRRPEVVDDPYYGGDEGFSKAYEQCTRFSGNFLKHIFPNIDPKA from the exons atGACGGAACAACCGGTGTCAGTCCTCTTCGTCTGCCTCGGCAACATCTGCCGCTCGAccatggccgagggcgtgTTCCGCAACATTGCGCAGAAGCCGCCGTACAAGGGCCTCATCAGCAAGGTGGATTCCTGCGGTACAG CGGCCTACCACGTTGGCGATCCCCCAGACTCTCGCACGATGGCGACTCTCGAAGACCACGGTATCACGGACTATTACCATGCCGGTCGCAAG GTGTCGCCATCCGACTTTAACAAATTCGACTACATCTTCGCCATGGACCGATCGAACCTGCGCGACCTTCAGAACCTCCAGCAGCGCGGCAACCCGGACTCCAAGGCCAAGGTAATGCTGTTTGGCGAGTTCTCGGGAGGCCGGAGGCCAGAGGTCGTGGACGACCCGTACtacggcggcgacgagggcttTTCCAAGGCCTACGAGCAATGCACGCGGTTTTCCGGCAACTTTCTGAAGCACATCTTCCCTAACATCGACCCCAAGGCGTAA
- a CDS encoding C-x8-C-x5-C-x3-H type zinc finger protein: MLNDDEIERAASQLAEYRSSNPLPQILDQYANLLEDYRRLRSDYEEERDARERYKQLARDQERNPFVLVLVDGDGYPFHERLLDKGADGGSTAAQLLNEAVKADLRNKGLEQCKIMIRIYANTLARAGLVGAEKRSLGPFIASFNRSYGLADYLDAGELKENADFKLRALMQLYADNAQCKHMYLAFCHDVGYIADLTPYVRGYSNKFTLIKAPGTKFHTQFTKLGMDIVEFPGVFRQTPLEMAVPVRPTHNAPASAAAAAAKADNAPPPWTPSAANRAPTGSSLSPGSGDARQGNVCRFHAVGKCKYGKACKNIHVDRATSSTKWRRSSPDDLVSDTINSLQDPEVRIFPGSNSQPSATTPAKDGTNHQRQQQESHEREIPELTRADSGFASSLPQKQDIPEGCIAVNTKNWRLDPYIPPSDPTISNRLNARISRHRVCNNFHLNGTCDAGDSCEYDHNPLDAESRSALEFIARSKPCSKRGGCRNAKCTNGHICQNSRCKHYGGKVHCKLPFLSHTEDLTVDRFIPADMKSFHNNNNNNNHTSQAWAADTSSTSSNAGEDEAYYPVSTPTLGEEEEGEKYY; encoded by the exons ATgctcaacgacgacgaaatAGAAAGGGCCGCAAGCCAACTCGCCGAGTATCGAAGCAGTAACCCATTGCCGCAGATTCTGGACCAGTACGCGAACCTGCTCGAGGATTACAGGCGCCTCCGGAGCGACTacgaggaggagcgcgatgcgagagagagatacAAGCAGCTGGCCCGCGACCAGGAGCGCAACCCCTTCGTGCTCGTCCTggtcgatggcgatggctACCCTTTCCACGAAAGGCTTCTCGACAaaggcgccgacggcgggagcaccgccgcccagctgcTCAATGAGGCCGTTAAGGCCGACCTGCGGAACAAGGGCCTCGAGCAGTGCAAGATCATGATCCGCATCTACGCCAAC ACCCTTGCGAgggccggcctcgtcggcgccgagaagcgcTCCCTCGGTCCCTTCATCGCTAGCTTCAACCGCTCTTACGGCCTTGCTGActacctcgacgccggcgagctAAAGGAGAACGCCGACTTCAAGCTGCGCGCCCTCATGCAGTTGTACGCCGATAACGCTCAATGCAAGCACATGTATCTGGCCTTCTGCCACGACGTCGGATACATCGCCGACCTAACCCCCTACGTGAGGGGATATAGTAATAAGTTTACCCTCATAAAAGCCCCTGGCACCAAGTTCCATACCCAGTTCACTAAGCTGGGTATGGACATTGTCGAGTTCCCCGGCGTCTTCCGCCAAACGCCCCTAGAGATGGCGGTCCCGGTTCGGCCCACTCACAATGCACccgcgtccgccgccgccgccgccgccaaggccgacaacGCACCGCCCCCctggacgccgtcggcggcaaaCCGAGCCCCTACCGGGTCATCCCTATCACCCGGCAGCGGAGACGCAAGACAGGGGAACGTCTGCCGCTTTCACGCCGTCGGGAAGTGCAAGTATGGAAAGGCTTGCAAGAACATCCACGTCGACCGTGCGACCTCCAGCACCAAGTGGAGGAGATCGAGTCCAGATGACTTAGTCTCGGACACCATCAACTCGTTACAAGACCCCGAGGTCAGGATATTCCCGGGCTCTAATTCCCAACCGTCCGCTACAACTCCAGCCAAAGACGGTACGAACCACCAgcgacaacaacaagaaaGCCATGAGCGTGAGATCCCGGAGCTAACCCGGGCAGACTCGGGCTTCGCCTCGTCGTTACCCCAGAAGCAAGATATCCCAGAAGGCTGCATCGCGGTCAACACGAAGAACTGGCGCCTCGATCCTTACATCCCGCCATCCGATCCCACAATCTCCAATCGCCTGAATGCCCGCATCAGCAGGCACCGGGTTTGTAATAACTTCCATCTAAACGGGACctgcgacgccggcgactcGTGCGAATACGACCACAACCCGCTTGACGCCGAGTCCAGGAGTGCGCTCGAGTTCATCGCGCGCTCGAAGCCGTGCTCGAAGCGCGGCGGGTGCAGAAACGCCAAGTGCACAAACGGGCACATATGCCAAAACTCACGCTGCAAACACTATGGCGGCAAGGTACACTGCAAGCTGCCTTTCCTGTCCCACACCGAGGACTTGACGGTGGATAGGTTCATCCCCGCCGACATGAAATCTTTCcacaacaataacaacaacaacaatcaTACTTCACAAGCCTGGGCTGCTGATACCAGCAGTACGAGCAGCAACGCtggcgaagacgaagctTACTACCCCGTTTCGACACCGACTctgggcgaggaagaggaaggagaaaAGTACTACTAG